From a region of the Paenibacillus sp. R14(2021) genome:
- a CDS encoding GNAT family N-acetyltransferase — MRTAALFTHPPIFETERLLLRRLELTDAPDYYAVASDPLVSETAIWQRHESIEDTLGFLQVTQDKFEAAQAFHWGIIERASGRLIGRTGLFSLDAAHEKAEIGYALSSQYWNQGIVTEASRLIIHYGLREAGLNRIEARCNANNAGSCRVLEKLGMTYEGILRKQLKIKGVFVDQRMYGILGSDLL; from the coding sequence ATGCGTACCGCTGCTTTGTTCACGCACCCGCCTATATTCGAAACAGAACGGCTCCTGCTGCGCAGGCTCGAGCTGACCGATGCGCCCGATTATTATGCAGTGGCTTCCGATCCGCTTGTATCGGAGACGGCGATTTGGCAGCGCCACGAGTCGATAGAGGACACGCTCGGCTTCTTGCAGGTCACGCAGGATAAGTTCGAAGCCGCACAAGCCTTCCATTGGGGCATTATCGAGCGAGCAAGCGGCCGGCTGATTGGCCGGACAGGATTGTTCAGCCTGGATGCCGCGCACGAGAAGGCGGAGATCGGTTATGCGCTATCGAGCCAGTATTGGAATCAAGGCATTGTGACGGAAGCGTCGCGGCTCATCATCCATTACGGCCTTCGGGAAGCGGGGCTGAACCGAATCGAGGCGCGCTGCAATGCGAACAATGCAGGCTCCTGTCGCGTGCTGGAGAAGCTCGGCATGACCTATGAAGGGATACTGCGCAAGCAGCTCAAGATAAAGGGCGTGTTCGTCGATCAACGGATGTATGGCATACTGGGCAGCGATCTTCTCTGA